From the Kallotenue papyrolyticum genome, the window CTCCTCCTCCGGTTGCAGGGTGACCCAACTGAAGACGCCCACGGTGGCGACCCGAAAGCGCGCCTGCTGCATCAGGCGCATGTCCTCGTCCCACACCGCGGGCGGCCATTGTTCGGGATTGTAGTCACCGCCGTGCCAAATAAACGGCGCGCGCGGGTTGATCGGGCGGTAGAACGACATCCGCTTCCTCCTGGCAACTCGGTTTGGCGCGGAGCGGCTGCGCGCCGGCCGTGCTGCACGTCCGGTGCACAATGGTTGAGTGTACGGTTGACGAAAGCGCGTGTCAAGTGTACAATCAACGCGCCGGACCGGCCGGCATGGCGCGTCGGCTTGCGCAGCGCTGGCGCACGTGCCGCTACGACTCAGGCTGCGATCCCATGCGTGCACGTGCCGAGCGCCGCAAACCCAGCATCCGCACAATCGCCCAGCGTGTAGGTCTCTCGCCCACGACCGTGTCGCTGGCGCTGCGCGGCGCGGCGCGCATTCCCGCGCCGACGCGCGCGCGCGTTCTGGCCGCCGCGCGCGAGCTGGGCTATATCTACCGCCCGCGCAGCGAGCAAGTCGTCCGGCGGCGCTGCGTCTTTGTCATGCCCGACACCGGCGATCAGTCGCTCTCGGACAACCCCTTCTTTGGCGAAGTCTTGCGTGGCGCGCAGCAGGCCTGTGATGCGCATGGCGCGCGGCTGAGCTTCTGCATCCTGCCCTACGAGCAGGACGCGCCGCTGCCGCCGGTGTTGCACGATGCCGCCGACGAGGGCGTCTTGCTGGTGGGCGCCTATCCCGCATCGCTGGTGGAGCGCATTGCCGGTGAGACCGGGCGTGCGTTGGTGCTGGTCGATAATCGCCTGCCGGGCCGGCCCTACGACTCGGTGATGGCCGACGATTATGGTGGCGCGCTGCAGGCCACGCGCCATTTGATCGAGCTGGGGCATCGCAGCATCGCCATGCTGGCCGGACGCATGGACGTACCCAGCTTCGCCGAGCGCTACCGCGGCTACGCGAGCGCCTGCCAGCAGGCCGGGCTGAGGCCCTGGCCGCCGATTGAGAGCACCTGGGAGCGCCACGCCGTGGTTGTGGTCTGGCGCGACCTGCTCCGGCGCATACCGCGCCCGACCGCCTGCTTCTGCGCCCACGACGCCTATGCCGTCCTGGTGTTGGACGTGCTGCGCGAGCTGGGCCTGGCCGTGCCCGACGACATCGCGCTGGTGGGCTTCGACGATTTTGCCATGGCCGCTCAGGCACGTCCGGCGCTAACGACCGTTCGCAACCACCCGCGCCTGATGGGCCGCTGGGGGATCGAGCGGCTGCTGGCGCGGCTGGCCGGCGACGATCAACCGGCGTTGGCCATCAGCATCGCTACGCAGTTGGTGATCCGTGAGTCGACACAGCGCGTTCGCTGACGCGCACCAATCAAGCATCGAGGCAGCTACCATGACCACCACCGACCAGACTACCCGCTTTCCGGATGACTTTGTATGGGGTGCTGCGACGGCTGCGTATCAGATCGAAGGCGCGGCGCATGAGGATGGCCGCGGCGAGTCGATCTGGGATCGTTTCAGCCACACCCCGGGCAAGACGCTCAACGGCGATACCGGCGATGTGGCCTGCGACCACTACCATCGCTGGCGCGACGACATCGCGCTGATGCAGGCGCTCGGTCTGCGGGCCTACCGCTTTTCGATCGCCTGGCCGCGCATCATGCCCAACGGGCGTGGCGCGCTCAATCCCGCCGGGCTGGATTTTTACGATCGGCTGGTGGATGGCCTGCTGGCTGCCGGCATCACGCCTTGGGCCACGCTCTACCACTGGGATCTGCCACAGGCGCTGGAAGACGCCGGCGGCTGGCCCAATCGCGCCACGGCTGAAGCCTTTGCCGCCTATGTCGATGCTGTGACGCGGCGGCTGGGCGATCGTGTACGCTACTGGATCACGCTCAACGAGCCATGGTGCAGCGCCTTTCTGGGCTACCACATCGGCCACCATGCGCCGGGACGCACCAGCTTCCGCGATGCGCTGGCGGCAGCGCACACCTTGCTGCTGGCGCACGGGCTGGCGGTACCGATCATCCGCGCCAACAGCCGCGGCGCGCGCGTGGGCATTACGCTCAATCCGGCGCAGGTCTATGCCGTCAGCCCAGAGGCGGAAGATCAGGCCGCAGCGTGGCGCTACGACGGTTACTTCAACCGCTGGTTCCTCGATCCGCTCTATGGCCGCGGCTATCCGGAGGATATGCTGGCGCTCTACGGCGCGGACGCGCCCGCGGCCAGCCCCGCCGAGCTGGCGACGATCGCTGCGCCGACCGATTTCCTGGGCGTCAACTACTACGCGCCGAGCTTCATCCGCCACGATCCGGGCTCCGCTTTCTTCGCGATCGGCCATCAGCGTCGCGACGACCTGGACTACACCGCCATGGATTGGGCGGTCTATCCCCAGGGGCTGACCGATCTGCTGCAACGCCTGCAGCGCGACTACCCCGTGGGCGAGCTGTACGTCACCGAGAACGGTGCAGCCTATGATGACGCGCCGCCGCGCGACGGCGTGGTGGCCGATCCGGAGCGCACGCGCTACTACCGGCTCCATCTGAACGCTTGTCGGCAGGCGATCGCCGCGGGCGTGCCGCTCAAGGGCTACTTCGCCTGGTCGCTGATGGACAACTTCGAATGGGCCTTCGGCTACACCAAACGCTTCGGCATCGTCTATGTCGATTACACCACCCAACAGCGCATGATCAAGGCCAGCGGCCACTGGTATCGCCAGACGATCGCAGCCAACGCTCTGCCGGAACAGAGCTGAATCAGCGTTGGAGGAGCTATGACTGCAACAACGTCGTTGGCGGCGACTCCGCCGATGGGTTGGAACTCCTGGAACATGTTCGGGAGCGCCGTCAGCGAGACGGTGATCAGTGAGATGGCCGAGGCCATCGTGGCGCATGGCCTGCGCGAGCTGGGCTACCAGTATGTGGTGATCGACGACTGCTGGACGCGCCGCGAGGGCCGTGACAGCAACGGCGATCTGGTACCCGATCCCGAACGCTTTCCCAGCGGCATCAAGGCCCTGGCCGACTATGTGCACAGTCTCGGCCTCAAGCTGGGCATCTACTCCGATGCTGCGGAGCTGACCTGCGCGGGCTATCCCGGCAGCTACGGCTTCGAGGAGCAGGATGCCCAGCTGTGGGCCGCCTGGGGCATTGATTTCCTGAAGTACGACTACTGCCACGCGCCGGTCGATCAGGCCAGCGCGATCGAGCGCTACCGGCGTATGGGTGAGGCGCTGCGCGCCACGGGTCGCCCGATCCTCTTTTCGCTGTGCGAATGGGGTGGACGCAGCCCGCACCTGTGGGGGCGCAGCGTTGGCGGGCACATGTGGCGCGTCTCGGGCGACGTTTTTGATAGCTGGGTCAACATCTGGATCCCACACGGCGCGGGCTACTACGGTGTGGGCATCGACACCGCCTTGGACATCGCCGCCGAGGTGGCCGACTACGGCGGACCGGGCGGCTGGAACGATCTGGATATGCTGGTCGTCGGCCTGCGCGGCAAGGGCCAGATCGCCGGCCACGGCATGTCCTTTCTGGAATACCAGACGCACATGTCGATCTGGTGCCTGGCCTGCTCGCCGCTGATGATCGGCTGCGACGTGCGGCGCATGGATCGGGAAACCGCGGCGCTGCTGACCAACCAGGAGGTGCTGGCGATCAACCAAGATGCGCTCGGCGTGCCGGCGCGGCGCGTCAAACAGATCGGACGCTGCGATCTCTGGCGCAAGCCACTGGCCGATGGATCGCAGGCGGTCGCGGTTACCAACCGCGGCTCGACCGGCCAGGAGCTGATGCTACGCGCAGGCGAGATCGGCCTGCTGGATACGCCCAAGCTGGCGCGCGATCTCTGGCGTCAGGAGGATATTGCCGAGTTTCGCGAGACGCTCGCGCTGCGGGTGGAGCCCCACCAGACAATCCTGCTGCGCATTCGCGCCTGAGGTAGTGCCATGCCGATGCCCGCGACCGGATCACACCCGTTCCGGTCGCGGGCGCGACGCAGGCGCGCCTTCGCCTGTTGTGCTCCCCCTAGACAGCAGTGATACACTGAGTATAACCCTACCTCCCATAGGCGGCACGGGTGATGAGGAGGTTGTCCATGTCCGCTGTACCCCCCGACGCGACGGACCACCTGCCGGAGCCGCATGACCTGCTCCCGTTCGATCAAGGCGCCGATCAGGATGATCGCTTGACGCGCCGCGCCACGCCGGTGGCGCCGGAACAGTTTTTGTTCTTGGGCATGGGCCTGACGGCAGCCGAATTCCGGTCCTACGTCCGGGACTACGATTTCGGTACTATTCCGCCCGACTTCGTTGTTCTGCACCACACGGCCAATCCCTGTACGCGCCAGGCGCGCTATCCGGGCGGCGTGCTCTGGGACGCAGATGAGGATGAGCTGGATTCCAACGAGATCAAGGCCCGGCGCGCGCAGCGGCTGCTGGTGATCCGCGAACACTACCGCACCCATCCTGCCTATCGCTGGGATCGCGGGCCGCACCTCTTCATCGACGATCGCTGGATTTGGCTGTTCACGCCCATGCGCGACATCGGCATTCATGCGGCGCAGGGCAACAGCTACCAGGCACACGGCCGCCTGCACTACTCGATCGGCATCGAAGTGGTAGGCTATTACGAACAGGTGCGCTGGCCGGAGCCGGTCGAGCAACTGGTGGCGAGCGCAGTACGGGTGTTGCACGATCGGCTGGGAACCTTCGAGCTGCGCTACCGGCCCTATGCCGGTGGGTTGTCTTCGCATCGCGACTACAACAAGCCCCAATGCCCGGGCACGGCCATCACCGAGGACTACTACC encodes:
- a CDS encoding glycoside hydrolase family 27 protein, encoding MTATTSLAATPPMGWNSWNMFGSAVSETVISEMAEAIVAHGLRELGYQYVVIDDCWTRREGRDSNGDLVPDPERFPSGIKALADYVHSLGLKLGIYSDAAELTCAGYPGSYGFEEQDAQLWAAWGIDFLKYDYCHAPVDQASAIERYRRMGEALRATGRPILFSLCEWGGRSPHLWGRSVGGHMWRVSGDVFDSWVNIWIPHGAGYYGVGIDTALDIAAEVADYGGPGGWNDLDMLVVGLRGKGQIAGHGMSFLEYQTHMSIWCLACSPLMIGCDVRRMDRETAALLTNQEVLAINQDALGVPARRVKQIGRCDLWRKPLADGSQAVAVTNRGSTGQELMLRAGEIGLLDTPKLARDLWRQEDIAEFRETLALRVEPHQTILLRIRA
- a CDS encoding LacI family DNA-binding transcriptional regulator is translated as MRARAERRKPSIRTIAQRVGLSPTTVSLALRGAARIPAPTRARVLAAARELGYIYRPRSEQVVRRRCVFVMPDTGDQSLSDNPFFGEVLRGAQQACDAHGARLSFCILPYEQDAPLPPVLHDAADEGVLLVGAYPASLVERIAGETGRALVLVDNRLPGRPYDSVMADDYGGALQATRHLIELGHRSIAMLAGRMDVPSFAERYRGYASACQQAGLRPWPPIESTWERHAVVVVWRDLLRRIPRPTACFCAHDAYAVLVLDVLRELGLAVPDDIALVGFDDFAMAAQARPALTTVRNHPRLMGRWGIERLLARLAGDDQPALAISIATQLVIRESTQRVR
- a CDS encoding peptidoglycan recognition protein family protein encodes the protein MSAVPPDATDHLPEPHDLLPFDQGADQDDRLTRRATPVAPEQFLFLGMGLTAAEFRSYVRDYDFGTIPPDFVVLHHTANPCTRQARYPGGVLWDADEDELDSNEIKARRAQRLLVIREHYRTHPAYRWDRGPHLFIDDRWIWLFTPMRDIGIHAAQGNSYQAHGRLHYSIGIEVVGYYEQVRWPEPVEQLVASAVRVLHDRLGTFELRYRPYAGGLSSHRDYNKPQCPGTAITEDYYLAVIRQATAPADELPPITEDAPILGPPSGRLEQAVAYIKARLAPDSEYRNDVETIMGYYWSHAPAVGVDPFLAAAQCVHETDALRSYWAARPRRNPAGLGVKSREEGLSFPSWDLAVQAHLGQLLAFALTDAQANEAQRAMMQRNPLHASLDPELRGCAPTLRGLNNRWTAAPNYATSVVARANAMRRSTSPR
- a CDS encoding GH1 family beta-glucosidase, with the protein product MTTTDQTTRFPDDFVWGAATAAYQIEGAAHEDGRGESIWDRFSHTPGKTLNGDTGDVACDHYHRWRDDIALMQALGLRAYRFSIAWPRIMPNGRGALNPAGLDFYDRLVDGLLAAGITPWATLYHWDLPQALEDAGGWPNRATAEAFAAYVDAVTRRLGDRVRYWITLNEPWCSAFLGYHIGHHAPGRTSFRDALAAAHTLLLAHGLAVPIIRANSRGARVGITLNPAQVYAVSPEAEDQAAAWRYDGYFNRWFLDPLYGRGYPEDMLALYGADAPAASPAELATIAAPTDFLGVNYYAPSFIRHDPGSAFFAIGHQRRDDLDYTAMDWAVYPQGLTDLLQRLQRDYPVGELYVTENGAAYDDAPPRDGVVADPERTRYYRLHLNACRQAIAAGVPLKGYFAWSLMDNFEWAFGYTKRFGIVYVDYTTQQRMIKASGHWYRQTIAANALPEQS